From one Coffea eugenioides isolate CCC68of chromosome 11, Ceug_1.0, whole genome shotgun sequence genomic stretch:
- the LOC113751344 gene encoding exocyst complex component EXO70B1-like, whose protein sequence is MNSTKDILPIHSDDKSQIPFSHLKHLFLDVLFNPKYTIGADQFLKSSNNSVSLSASITDSSTITLHYEDYEGHHAVFSEEGIKRLRCIAATLSSRNELADCAQMYTKHRKSVVNLVCVRLREKLKVETVCVFTFSDELKEKTQRWIQVAKICVGTIFAIEKCFYEQIFGDLGSSEDSAANSFVYIIEGTAAELLEFPHSLLARGRLPQRPDILLPLCHELANLISHLMAYFDQDVCPAKAICNFATMIMLRLIQQIANILSVTEKHVLRELSTRPFPGGGIHPLTKYIIHHIDLIYVHRESLTELGSNDNRDPPEIPGSHEMDGGLVFLKRHLTRVIEFLLQNLKFKSNFYGQESLHCLFMMNNVNSVSEKIKSSKELEELIGTHLQMKLREKVELAKTDYFHRSWGEVCTFLKGEGLKSYFNCDFFPGRSTRAVKKKFKTFNSMFEDILQTQEGWIVPDLQLRMKLLECILAKLIPAYNHFLERLSRVYKVKRVSEYIKYSVKDLETKVLDMFQNKY, encoded by the coding sequence ATGAATTCCACAAAAGATATACTCCCAATTCACAGTGATGACAAATCCCAAATCCCGTTTTCGCACCTCAAGCACCTTTTCCTAGACGTATTATTCAACCCCAAGTACACCATAGGTGCAGATCAATTCTTGAAGAGTTCAAATAATTCAGTATCTCTTTCAGCTTCCATTACAGATAGCTCCACAATCACATTGCACTACGAAGACTACGAGGGCCATCACGCAGTCTTTAGTGAAGAAGGTATAAAAAGGCTTAGGTGTATAGCAGCAACGTTGAGCTCCAGAAATGAATTGGCTGATTGTGCTCAGATGTATACCAAGCATCGGAAGAGTGTAGTCAACCTGGTATGTGTGAGGCTCCGTGAGAAATTGAAGGTAGAAACCGTCTGTGTTTTTACGTTCTCGGATGAGTTGAAAGAGAAAACCCAACGGTGGATACAAGTAGCCAAGATTTGCGTAGGCACCATTTTTGCAATAGAGAAGTGTTTCTATGAGCAAATTTTCGGAGATCTGGGATCATCTGAGGATTCTGCTGCTAACAGTTTTGTGTACATAATAGAAGGGACTGCTGCTGAGTTGCTTGAGTTTCCACACTCTCTATTAGCCAGGGGCCGATTGCCTCAGAGACCAGACATATTGTTGCCCTTATGTCATGAACTAGCCAATCTAATTTCACATCTTATGGCATATTTTGACCAAGATGTATGCCCAGCGAAAGCCATCTGCAATTTTGCCACTATGATTATGCTCCGACTGATACAGCAAATAGCAAACATCCTTTCTGTTACAGAGAAACACGTTCTTCGTGAGCTTTCGACAAGGCCATTTCCTGGAGGAGGAATTCACCCCTTAACTAAATACATAATTCATCACATTGACCTGATTTATGTTCACAGGGAATCCTTAACTGAGTTAGGTTCCAATGACAACCGAGATCCTCCAGAAATACCGGGTTCACATGAAATGGATGGAGGGCTAGTTTTCCTAAAAAGGCATCTTACTCGAGTTATCGAGTTTTTACTGCAGAACTTGAAATTCAAGTCCAACTTCTATGGACAAGAATCTCTGCATTGTTTGTTCATGATGAACAATGTTAACTCTGTTTCTGAGAAGATTAAAAGTTCCAAGGAGTTGGAAGAACTTATTGGCACTCACCTGCAGATGAAATTAAGAGAAAAAGTGGAGCTGGCAAAGACTGATTATTTCCATAGAAGTTGGGGCGAAGTCTGCACTTTTTTAAAAGGTGAAGGATTAAAATCATATTTTAATTGTGATTTCTTTCCTGGAAGGTCTACAAGAGCtgtgaaaaaaaagtttaaGACCTTCAATAGTATGTTTGAAGATATTCTTCAGACTCAAGAAGGATGGATAGTACCAGATCTGCAGCTGCGGATGAAACTTCTTGAATGCATATTGGCTAAGCTGATTCCGGCCTATAATCACTTTCTTGAGCGGCTAAGCCGAGTATACAAAGTGAAGCGTGTGAGTGAGTACATAAAATATTCTGTCAAGGACTTGGAGACCAAGGTGCTGGATATGTTTCAGAATAAGTATTGA